The Manihot esculenta cultivar AM560-2 chromosome 11, M.esculenta_v8, whole genome shotgun sequence genome includes a region encoding these proteins:
- the LOC110625995 gene encoding serine carboxypeptidase-like 35, whose amino-acid sequence MAQLRELFLCFLVSITVAAGGGGFFEKETGEEARREADRVRSLPGQPPVKFRHYSGYVNLRHNDQKALFYWFFEAEDNVSQKPLVLWLNGGPGCSSIAYGAAQELGPFLVRRNGSRLILNKYSWNKAANILFLEAPVGVGFSYTNNSKDLRKLGDRVTAEDSHAFLINWFKRFPSFKSHPFYLAGESYAGHYVPQLAELIHDRNKAATKDSYINLKGFMIGNAVINDETDLLGIVDYAWSHAIISDQLYHKVKECAVMQTEADASASNCAAHFKGFMDAYSGIDIYSIYTPVCLTSSQTSRKLVFGPRRLAIYDLWHSLPSGYDPCTEAYAEKYFNREDVQRDLHANVTKLSYPYTTCSRVIQRWNDAPDTILPIIRKLMNAGLRIWIYSGDTDGRVPVTSTRYSINKMGLKTKKEWRAWFHKSQVAGWVETYEGGLTLATVRGAGHQVPVIAPQQSLSLFSHFLSGNALPDLPF is encoded by the exons ATGGCTCAATTGAGAGagctgtttttatgttttctagtTTCTATAACAGTAGCAGCAGGAGGAGGAGGCTTTTTCGAAAAAGAAACAGGTGAAGAAGCACGAAGAGAGGCTGATAGAGTGAGAAGCTTGCCTGGACAACCGCCAGTGAAATTCAGGCATTATTCCGGATATGTTAATCTGAGACACAATGATCAGAAAGCATTGTTCTACTGGTTCTTTGAAGCCGAAGATAATGTCTCTCAAAAGCCACTTGTTCTTTGGCTAAATGGAG GACCTGGATGCTCCTCAATAGCTTATGGTGCAGCACAGGAACTTGGCCCTTTTCTTGTTCGGAGAAATGGAAGTCGGCTTATTCTTAACAAGTATTCTTGGAACAAAG CTGCAAATATCTTATTTCTGGAAGCACCTGTGGGAGTGGGCTTTTCATACACGAACAATTCCAAAGATTTGCGTAAGCTTGGTGATCGAGTTACAGCAGAGGATTCTCATGCTTTCTTAATAAATTGGTTCAAAAGGTTCCCAAGTTTCAAATCTCATCCCTTTTATCTCGCAGGGGAGAGCTATGCTG GTCATTATGTACCCCAGTTAGCTGAGCTCATCCATGATAGAAACAAAGCAGCCACCAAAGACTCTTACATAAACCTCAAGGGTTTCATG ATTGGAAATGCTGTGATTAATGATGAAACGGATTTATTGGGGATCGTGGATTACGCATGGAGTCATGCGATAATATCGGACCAGCTATATCACAAAGTAAAGGAATGTGCTGTTATGCAAACAGAAGCCGATGCTTCTGCAAGCAACTGCGCAGCCCATTTCAAAGGGTTCATGGATGCCTATTCTGGGATCGATATTTATAGCATCTATACTCCAGTTTGCCTTACTTCTTCTCAAACCTCCAGAAAACTCGTCTTCGGTCCTCGTCGCCTTGCAATATAT GACCTATGGCACAGCCTACCATCAGGCTACGATCCCTGTACTGAAGCCTACGCGGAAAAGTATTTCAACAGAGAAGATGTGCAGAGGGATCTTCATGCCAATGTCACCAAATTGTCCTATCCTTACACAACTTGCAG CCGTGTGATTCAGAGGTGGAATGACGCGCCGGATACAATACTGCCAATCATTCGTAAGCTCATGAATGCTGGATTACGCATTTGGATCTACAG TGGAGACACAGATGGGAGAGTGCCAGTGACATCGACAAGGTACAGCATCAACAAAATGGGGttaaaaacaaagaaagaatGGAGAGCATGGTTTCATAAGAGTCAGGTGGCAGGGTGGGTGGAGACATACGAGGGTGGCCTCACTTTGGCCACTGTGAGAGGCGCTGGCCATCAGGTCCCTGTCATTGCACCTCAAcagtctctctctctattttcccatttcctttCTGGCAACGCCCTGCCAGATCTTCCCTTCTAA